The segment TCCTGACTCTCAGGGGACGGGGATGCTTGTAGCTCCCTAGGTTGCAGGCTCCTGGGCTAGACAGCAGGCTGCTAAGGTGACATGGAACATTCCAGTACCTAGTCTGAACCTAACTGTCACCCTGGTAATGGTTCATTTGCTCCTCTGGGCTTTTAACACACCAGTCTCTACCAGTTGGAGGTGGGGTTCACTTATGTGGGTTCCCCAACCAACACACTCTTCCTTGTCTTTAGTGTAATAGTCACATCTGGCTCTGAACTCTCACGTGGTGCTGAGTCTTGTCCTGTCTCTCACAGCATTTAGAGCCTCTGGAAGTGCCATGTCCTTCCCTGTAGAATGGGCAAGGTAATAGGAATGCTCGACACAGACCTACATCAGTATATGTCACCTCTTAAAGTTATTAGACTGCCTACCACCCCCACCTCTGACCTTCAACCCAGCCATTCCTGTTACTTCTGGACACCTGAAATCTTAGGAAGCAATCTGAACAcgggcaggaagcagaggattTCAGACATCACACATTTCCACTAGCACACGTGACATCTGGGCATCCAGCAGTTTGTGGCATTTCCTCCAAAGATGACCTCCCCAGCTGTACCTACAGAAATGGCTCCTGACTCCTTTCCCCTAATATTCAATCTGCACCATGCTTACATCTCCATCCCCACAACTACCTAGAAACTAGAACCCGGACTAAAACGATACAAGCGTGCTTCAGTGTCTTGGGAGCTAAGCTGCCCATGTTCTAGTGGCCTGAGCTCAAGGCAGAGCTGGGTCCCCTGGCAGGGGCAGAAGGCTCCTGTGAGCCAGAGAGCTCTCTGGAAGCTAGCGAGCTGCCTTTGCATAGAGGGAAGGTGATGGAGATGCCTGTGTATTTGTGGGACCTATGCCAACTTCCTGGATGCTCTGATGAGAAAAGCTTCCGCCCCCCACAAGTTCCCTTGGCTACCCTGGGCTGTGAGTGTCCAGTTGCTACTGGAAAAGGACAAACAgaagaggagggggtggggtgacTGTTGGCACAAGACACAGAGGCTTACCCACTTTCCCATGTGCTCACCCTGGGCCAGAGCTATTCATTGTGCACGGGGAGCAGTCTTTTAAGTCTAGCTGTTTGTTGCTCCCTTTCAGTGAAACAGGTGCCCGGTAAATCCCTTTGACTTGTAGGTGCATTGTCTTCTAACTGTTGAATGGCTAGCTTATTGGATCTTTCAGTGTTGTGGTTATGTTTTCATGTATAAACAGCCAGCTTCCCTTGTTTGTACAACACATGGCATTGCAGGCAGTCACTTGATAAAACAGAACATGTCATATATTTCCTATGTTGCTATTGTATAACAAAACCTTGCCTATTCATAGACAACAATGGCTTTAATGTGTAAATAACTCCCAAGGAGTGGTATCTTGGGATACaatgcggggggtggggggggacctAGGTAGCGCCTAAAAGCCCCACCCGGTACTGGCGGCTTTCTCTGCTATTCCAGATTGGCTCCAAATTCCTCTCcggagtcatctgaaaggattCTCTGTCTAACGTGCAGGACTCCACCAGTGACTTGGTGCTACCAGTTCCCTTGAGACCTAGCTCTCTGCTTCTGATGGACTAATCCTTCACTTCTCGAGCCATGGGAGAACGAGAGAGGAGAGACTTGGGGTACTGGGTGCCAGCTCCCGCCCCTGCGAATGTCGGGCACTTTGTCTCCAGCGTTCAGCAGTCTGCGATAGCCGCAGCCCCTAGCAGCCCGGGACTTGGCAAGCCCTTGCCAGCGTGCGCTCCTCCTCCTGCCGCCCGGCCCAGCCCGGCGCGTCTCGGAGGTGCGATCCAGGCGACATCCAGATTCACCAGCAGTGGGGCGGCTGCTGGCGTGACCGAAGGACCCAGCTCGGAGCACACGGAGGGAGCTCCCGGGGTTGCCGAAGCGAGGGAGGGGCGGGAGGCGCCTTCGCTTGAAGGAACTGGGAGGGAGCGGGAGATGCTGCGGCTGCTAGCAGGTGGGTGTGCGGGGAGCGCGCGGCGATCAGCAACGGATGGGGAGGTGCCGGGGGTCGCCAGACCAGTGGGGCGGCTCCGCGCGCGGCGACTGAGACCCGCCCCACCCGCCCCTCTCCTTCCAGGACACTGATGCTCCGCTTGCTCGGCAGAGTCATGTCATTCCTGCCtatgccgccgccgccgccaccaccaccgccgCCCCCCCGAACTCCGGGGGGCCCCGCTGCGCGCCAGCTATCCCGGAGACCCTGTGCGCCGCCCGCGCCTTCACCGCCCGCTGCCTCCGCCGCCGGCGGCGAGAAAAAGAGGAGGCCGCCCGAGATGCTGCTCTCCAGCTCCTGGCCCTCCGCCACCTTGAAGAGGCCCCCGGTACGGCGCGGCCCCGGCCTGGGTTCGGGCACCCCACAGCCGGCTACCTCCGCACGCGTCCCGCCCCAGCCCTCTCCGGGCCGTGGGGGGACCTCGACCACGTGCTCCGCGCCCCGGCGGGTCGCCTGCAGCCACATCCCAGCGGGATCCACCGCCTCGGGGACCTCTGCGGGGGCGGGGGCTGGGCCCGACGACGCCACGCGCTTCTCCTTGAACCTCACCCCAGAAGCCATCCTGGTCATCCAGAGGCGCCACCTGGAGAAGCAGTTGCTGGCGCGACCCCGCAGGCCCTTCCCCACACCCTCTGCCGACCCGCGGCTCCCACTGGTACCCTGTCCCCGGACCAGGGCTTCGACCCTGCGGAGGGGTGGCCCCACCAGTGTCCCCAACGCGCCTCTGGCTGTGGCTGTCAGCAGCCGCCCTCCCCGTGCCTCGCTGCTGCCAGGAGGTCTGCAGGCCACTCTGCCCAGCCCGTGCCCCTCCAGCCTGCGCCCAGTGCTTAAGGTGTCGCTGCTCAATGAGAAGCACAAGTACGATGATGAGGAGTacgaggaggaggtggaggtggtggacgAGGGCCTCGTGCGCAAGTGCACCGAGTGGCTGCGTGGGGTCGAGTCGGCGGCAGCTGCGAGGGGCCGCACAGGGCATCTGGACTCGCTGCCACACCTGAGCACCCTGTGAGGCTAGGTGGGCCTGTGGGACCCAGCCTGGCTTGAAGCCCACGGCCGCCTCCTGGGCTCCTTGCACACCTGGGCTCTTGTGAACCAGGTAGGCCAGCAAGGGACAGGACTATTGCCTGGTACCTTCCCCAGGTGTGCTTATTCATGAGTGACCCACAGGCTTTTCTAACGCCTCACCACCCACCTCCTGTGCAATTAGGTCAGCGTGGGACACAACAGACTCGCCTGACTCTAGCAGCTgtcccctgctcctcctgctccccgcCCTCCCTAATGTGGGGGTCGGGGGAGGACCTGTGAAATGCCTTCTAACCTCTCACCCTAACTAAGTATTGGACCCAGAGGTCCTCTGCCCCAGGTGGCATTCCACTTCCTGGGGACTCTGCAAGCCTGTGGCCACCGAGGGTGGGGTGATCTTCTGTTGCAGAACTAGGACATGGTGCTATCTATGTATAGGATTTGTTTCCTTACAAGTCAGAAAGATGTTAGGTATTGGAAACTGGTTAACTAAACTTGTAATCCAGCATCCCTGAAACAGTGTACTGTTGCCACTGGGTGATCCAGGAGGACTTGTGCTCCGCCTGCCAGCTAGTACTCAGCCATCCcagacacttacacacactccACTCCCATGGCTATGCACAGGCAACCCCATTCCACTAGCTgtcatgcgtgcatgcatgcctaCATACACAgccacgcacacatgcacacgataACACACACATTGGCTCTCACATACATGTGGATATATGGCCATGCAGGTAGTCACAGCCACACACAGGTGTCTCCAATGGCACAGCTGGAATTGTTTTCAGAAGTTGGATCAAGGTGGGGACAGGAGTCAGGGTTGTCGTCTGCTGGGATTGCAGTTTTTATTTGAGGGCACAGCAATGTCTCCCTCAGTAGCTAGGGAAGGAACTTCTCAGCACAGAGGACGTCGGTGGGTGAAAGCAAGGCAGGGCAAGCCTGCCCACGGAGCAGTTTGAGGCGGAAGCAGGAAGTAGTTGTGGGCCAGGGCAGGTGTCTCTCTCTCATCACTGTGAAGACCAGTGACAAAGGGGTTCTGTAAGCTGTAAATAGTGGCTTTTAAAATCCTATTTATTATTTGAATGAAGGGTAAAACTCCTGTCTCTTAATAGCTGAGCCCTTCCCATTAACTGGAGGATGattcttttgtatttcttctgTGCCTGAGTGGATTTAACCCCAAGGATAAGAAGGAAGTGTTTGTTCTAATCAGATAAGGTTGCCTGTAGAAACGTAATGCATTACctcaatatttttttaacttatcgTATGCAAGTCAATAACCAGTTTAATGTTTGTCTTGTTAGACTTTAATGTGTCAATTCTCGATTGTATTTTAAATCAAagccttacatttttaaaagaccaaTTATATTTTTTCCTTGTAGAGAtctttgcgctctctctctctctctctctctctgtctccatctctcctctccatccttctTGGTGCAAGCTTTGCCAACCAAGAGGCCTTACAGAGGGAGCTACATTAGACACCagatgagttaaaaaaaaaaaaaaaagctacttatTGATTTTAAATGGTTAATGCCAAAGGGGCAAAGTTAGCAAcactggtgggggaggggtggaagggCTGTTCCTCTAGGCAAGTTGGGTGGTGAGGgcactgcctctgccctccagccTGGCACAGCACGGCTTTATCCCGTCTGCACTCAGCGCAAATGCCAGTACTTCACGTGCTTGGCTTCCTGCCCCCAGCAGCCCTAACAACACCAGAAAGCGTTCCTGGTACCTCCTAAAGGAGTGGCCTCTAGGGAGATCTTCCTTCCCCTTTGGCCATCATGGAGGTCTGCGGACCACCCTGTCCATCCCTGTCTGTCTGCTTTGGTTTTCCCTCCCCACTGCTCCCTCTCACTTTTTAACTGGCCTCAGAGCAAAGCTCAACGTTCTCTCTGGCTGGTGATCAAAGGGGCCCCGTGTGCCTGCCTGGCTCTTCACTTCAGAGATGGGGGCATGTTTGTGTTGGGCGGCCGATGACTCTCTGTAAGGAAAGGAAGGCCTGCACGTGACTTGCGGGGTCTCTACCTCGTTGCTGACATTCTGAGGACATTTTCTAGTCACTGTGCTACAATTTCTTAaggtttaaataataataataaaaaaaagcaatTGGATATCGTGTGATGCTTCTTGGAAAAAGCGGATAACCATCCAGAAAGGAGCCTTCAAACACTTGTAAGCCCCCTGAGGTGGGTCCTCACTGCCTGCCTTTTTAGGCCTGGGGAGTTCTGGGCTCACCAAAGTCTCTACTAGAGATTCTCTAGATTTCTAAGAATTTTAAGAACAAAAGCCTTCTGAGAATGCTAGTGGATAACAACGAACTTGGGAGAGATTGCAAATTTCCCATGAGAGCTTTATACCCCTAACTCTTCATTCCAAATACATTCACTCCACAGAACGAGAAAAGTGCATATAATAGGCATGTATTTCAAGAAGATTATGAAACCTGGGTGACACCGTGTCCTGCATGCATCCAGTAAAACATTTGCTTCTGCCTAACACACTTTCTATCTTGTAGGCCATCCTAGCCAGAAGTCCATCTGAGTAACAGCCTGGGTTGCTACTGGATTGTGTACTAAGTGTGACCTGTCGTTAACAGCCCATGTAGAAAAGAATCGTGAATGTAAAGTCACGAACcgttctccctctttccctcataTGTTTAAGGGATAGGTTGGTGTGCATCCTAGATGGTAACCTTGCATGTTGCCCCGACCTGCGGGAATAATCAATCAGCGGGGACCTGATTAttgagagagaaatgagaaagaaaactgTGCACCATGCCCATGGTATGTGCCTGTGAGTTCTAGAGTTTGACCCTGTGACATCATCTCCTCCATACCTTGTGAAACACTTAAGTGGGACACTTGTAGGACACTTAGAGGGTTCCTGGCATCTTCAGATAGGTATTGTTactgttttctttaatttgtagAATAGCAATCGATGCCAAAATGTCAGGACTGGTAGCTTTGCGGTTTCCTCTGAAAAGTTCCAGTTCAGTTCAGGGTGGTTGATCTAGGGATCCTGTGAGGGTCCGCGTATGTTAAGCTTGGCATTAGGACACTTTGCTCTTTTTAGCATGATAACTGTAGTATATCATTCAAAGAAAGTGTCTCCATCAAAGCAAGCAGCCCATTCCTTGACCTCGGTGCACTGGCCATTGCGACTGTGTCGAATCCGTCCATTGGTTACTTTACCCCTTGCTATGACAAACAGCTAACAAACGCAGCTTAAAGACCAGAGGGTTATCTTTCTCTTAGCTCACAGCCTGCCAGGATCAAGGACACTGTGGAGGGGAAGTTAGTTACCTGGCAGCCAAGAGGGCTCATTGCATCTTCTCTTAGGAAACAATGAGGGGGAAACACTGAAACTCAGCTTGctgtctcctttttatttattattccatttcatttcatttaaagtACCAACCTATGGGATAGCACTGCCTGTATTCCAAGAGGGCCTTCTCTTCTGTTAAGCCTCTCTGGAACCCCCTTTGCAGATGTGCTGTGTCTTCTAGGTGATTCTGGGTTGACAACTCCACCTCTTAGAAACTTGACAGCCAGACACAGTACTTCTAAATGGAAATATTCTACCCTGTGCCTTAAAGGGACATTTACTAGCTCATTTCAGTAGTGAAATACATGCTAGTGAAATACATGCTAGTGAAATACATGCTAATAAAATGCATGCTAGTAAAATACATGCTAGtaaatgaagtggaaacttaagggttctttggaaagtcagttggaaggtgttttgctggggcaaacatatgaaggaatgttttgttaaagtggacacaggtgtgaaaggctaaggtagACTCGTGgaggaacattttgctgaagcagacacaggagagattAGTCAGGACTcaatagagagaaagaaacacaccccaccccaccccaccccacccccaaaaagttctggtggtgtgctgcagtttgttgctgcttcagCAGACTCGAgctgattggatgcatgtgctGGAGGCCAGCACATGGAGGACATGTGACGTTTGGAGGGCATAAATAGAACCCCATGGAGTggtggagacagagcttggctcgCTGGTACAACTAGCTTTGCAACACTTGTGGATCTCCCATCTTAGATGATCCTCACTTCcctgagaggcacagctgagaacttctcctggtgttcctgctggcccctcctgctgactcgagccaaggctgaggcctggctgtctctgcaggTCATGTCACCACCTGTTGCTAAGCCAACTCTACCGAACTTGACTGCTGGTGTAGtgaggtgtttgcaagtggatcgagcTACCACTGCCTACTAAcccatgaactgaactgctgatttccagacaacacaaatgggagttgctccaaagaacctttctaaacagttccacttctcccatatcctttcttttccactccctctggtgggtggtgggttacaagggaggttaaaacgTTTAAGTTACAAGTAAAACACACCCAAAAGCCTCTGTAGCATCTGCTAGTTCCTACGTCGCTCAAAAGTGCGGAGTCTCTTCTTCGACTCAAGATAAATTCGTAACTTTGGGCCTCTATAAAAACTGGTAAACAAGTTACATGCTCCTGACATAAATGACACAGAATAATATTGCTGTTTCAAACGGGAGGGACGGGAGCACAGCAAAGAAGGATTGGGCCAATATGAGACCAACATGCAGCTGGGCAGACATTGAGTGTTGCAGCTCCGAGGCTTGGATGTAGCTGCCCTGGGCTCAGCTGCCCTGGGCTCAGCTGCCCTGGGCTCAGCTGCCCTGGGCTCAGCTGCCCTGGGCTCAGCTGCTTTGGGCTCAGCTGCCTTGGGCTCAGCTGCCTTGGGCTCAGCTGCTTTGGGCACAGCTGCCTTGGGCTCAGCTGCTTTGGGCACAGCTGCCTTGGGCTCAGCTGCTTTGGGCACAGCTGCCTTGGGCTCAGCTGCTTTGGGCACAGCTGCCTTGGGCTCAGCTGCTTTGGGCACAGCTGCCCTGGGCTCAGCTGCCTTGGGCTCAGGTGCCTTGGGCTCAGCTGCTTTGGGCTCAGCTGCTTTGGGCACAGCTGCCTTGGGCTCAGCTGCTTTGGGCTCAGCTGCTTTGGGCACAGCTGCCCTGGGCTCAGCTGCCCTGGGCTCAGCTGCCCTGGGCTCAGGTGCCTTGGGCTCAGCTGCCTTGGGCTCAGCTGCCTTGGACTCAGCTGCTTTGGGCTCAGCTCTCCTGGGCTCAGCTGCTTTGGGCTCAGCTGCTTTGGGCTCAGCTGCTTTGGGCTCAGCTCTCCTGGGCTCAGCTGCTTTGGGCTCAGCTGCTTTGGGCTCAGCTGCTTTGGGCACAGCTGCCTTGGGCACAGCTGCCTTGGGCTCAGCTGCTTTGGGCACAGCTGCCTTGGGCTCAGCTGCCTTGGGCTCAGCTGCCTTGGGCTCAGCTGCTTTGGGCTCAGGTGCCTTGGGCATAGCTGCCTTGGGCACAGCTGCTTTGGGCTCAGCTGCTTTGGGCTCAGGTGCCTTGGGCATAGCTGCCTTGGGCACAGCTGCTTTGGGCTCAGCTGCTTTGGGCTCAGCTGCCTTGGGCACAGCTGCCTTGGGCTCAGCTGCTTTGGGCACAGCTGCCTTGGGCTCAGCTGCTTTGGGCACAGCTGCCTTTCCCTCCAGCTCCCCACCTGCAGCAaacctggcctttcccttgaGGTCTCCACGCTGTGTGTGCAGCTTTCCATGGTGGACATACCAAGTTTGGGCATCTCCAGCATCCCAGGGTCTCTGCTCTGATTTAGGGTTCAGTGGTCTCTTAGGGCTTCCTGTGGGAAATCCAATCCTTCTGCCCATTCCCAAGCCTTGGTAAGTTTCTGGAACCTGGGTGCAAACCTCTATATCCCATAACTTTTGCATTTCCCATGCCACAAAAATTGCCTCCAGGCAGATGCTGCTGCCCGGGTCTGTTGCCAGCTGGACTTGCCATCTGGTATCTTTCTACCACAGCGGTCGTGGCTTTCATGCACCGCAGCAGCTGAACCTTGGAAAACACTTCCTTGAATAGATGTTTCTGAGTGGGGAAAGCCTTCCAGCAATGACATCAGTTCAGTCTCTCCTTAAATAAGCTTGCATTTTTTACCAGCTGGCACACTCCTCttgttttggtatttatttctatgtgtgtgagtgttttgcctgcttataCGTGTATGCACtctttgtgtgcctggtgcccaaggaggccaacagagggcactggatttcttagaactggagttacagacagttgtgagccatcatgtgggttctgggaattgaacccagactggaagagcacccagtgttcttaaccactgatccagcTCGCCAGCTCTTCCAGTTTCTCTTTAGAAGCTGTTTTGTCTGTATCCTTGTTGGAGTCTTTAAGCTCATCTCCACTCTTTGTATTTTCCAAACAGCACATTCCCCCACCTCTCCaatctttctgttctctttcacTGTAGATCTGAATGGTGAGCAATAGCCTTCCCACAGCCTGAATGTTGTACCATTTTATAACATTTCCTCACCAAACAAcccagtctccccccccccccccccccccgcacacacacactctattttCTCCAGAGACAGTGTTGCTCTGTTtatccctgcctgtcctggaactcactctgtagacctgcctgcctctgcatctcaatgctgggattaaaggagtgtattACCAGCACCCCATTCCATTGCTTTTAAATTTAGCTTCCCGAATATTTTTCAGCCAGGTTCTCTGCCTCTTTGTACTCCTCCCTGAAGCGCCGATAGTCCACATTTCTCTTAGTCCCTGGTCTTTGGAAGTCTCCTTCACATGGTTCATTAAACCCCTAGgcttcaaattcttctacatttcCCCCACAACTGGGTCCAAAGGTCTATGGACCACATGATCGCACCCCCAGTCCTCCAGCACCTGGAGGAGCCTTAGTTACCTTCCCCATTTCTGTTGCAAagcaccagaagaaagcattgaaAGAAGGGATGGGGGATGTGTTTAAGATCACAGTTTGAGGCTGCAGTCCATGTAGGTGTGACTGACTGTGCCAATGGCTTTGGCTGTGGAGGCAGCAATGTGAGTGGCCGGTCACATTGCATCAGTCAGGGAGCAGTGTTAACACACAGCTCACTTTCCTCTTCCTGGCCAGAATCCCAGCCCATGGGACGATGCTGTGCACATTCAGGATGGATTTGCCGTCAGTCAATCCTTTCTGGAAGCGAGAATCTTGTGCATATCCCACTCCAACCAGTGACTCAATATTCTCAGACAGTATGAACAAGACAAATATCCACAGGTGATGGACTTTCATCAGGACAGCCTCCAGCGGGATAGAATTATCCAGAGATTCACTTGGAAAAGAATGTCATTTCTGCCGGATCCTGTTCGCTACACAGACCTCACAGACTCGGCCTGTGCGAGGAGACCTTTGAGGGGTTGTCTGTCCACAGCAATGGGAGGTTGGACCAATCAGTTCCTTTTAAAAGCCACTATCAGTGTCTGTTCAAGCTGCCTTAGAACCCACAGACTGGGGAGCTCAAAAGACAAGGGCTTTGCCAGTGTtagaggtgcacacctttaatcccagtgttcaagaggcagaggcagcaaggtttctgtgagttcaaggctagctgggACTAGTGAGACACTGTCCGGGACT is part of the Mus musculus strain C57BL/6J chromosome 17, GRCm38.p6 C57BL/6J genome and harbors:
- the Prr18 gene encoding proline-rich protein 18; this encodes MLRLLGRVMSFLPMPPPPPPPPPPPRTPGGPAARQLSRRPCAPPAPSPPAASAAGGEKKRRPPEMLLSSSWPSATLKRPPVRRGPGLGSGTPQPATSARVPPQPSPGRGGTSTTCSAPRRVACSHIPAGSTASGTSAGAGAGPDDATRFSLNLTPEAILVIQRRHLEKQLLARPRRPFPTPSADPRLPLVPCPRTRASTLRRGGPTSVPNAPLAVAVSSRPPRASLLPGGLQATLPSPCPSSLRPVLKVSLLNEKHKYDDEEYEEEVEVVDEGLVRKCTEWLRGVESAAAARGRTGHLDSLPHLSTL
- the Gm46592 gene encoding protein IQ-DOMAIN 14-like, with product MQKLWDIEVCTQVPETYQGLGMGRRIGFPTGSPKRPLNPKSEQRPWDAGDAQTWYVHHGKLHTQRGDLKGKARFAAGGELEGKAAVPKAAEPKAAVPKAAEPKAAVPKAAEPKAAEPKAAVPKAAMPKAPEPKAAEPKAAVPKAAMPKAPEPKAAEPKAAEPKAAEPKAAVPKAAEPKAAVPKAAVPKAAEPKAAEPKAAEPRRAEPKAAEPKAAEPKAAEPRRAEPKAAESKAAEPKAAEPKAPEPRAAEPRAAEPRAAVPKAAEPKAAEPKAAVPKAAEPKAAEPKAPEPKAAEPRAAVPKAAEPKAAVPKAAEPKAAVPKAAEPKAAVPKAAEPKAAVPKAAEPKAAEPKAAEPKAAEPRAAEPRAAEPRAAEPRAAEPRAATSKPRSCNTQCLPSCMLVSYWPNPSLLCSRPSRLKQQYYSVSFMSGACNLFTSFYRGPKLRIYLESKKRLRTFERRRN